The Nocardioides sp. S-1144 genome includes a region encoding these proteins:
- a CDS encoding SDR family NAD(P)-dependent oxidoreductase: MTETRPVPDLFRLDGKVAVVTGASSGLGVAFARGLAEAGADVALGARRVDRLAETAALVEATGRRALTVATDVADPESCTNLVALAMEEFGRVDVLVNNAGIGTAVPATRETPEQFRQVIDVNLNGCYWMAQACGRVMQDGSSIINISSVLGLTTAGLPQAAYASSKAGLIGLTRDLAQQWTGRKGIRVNAIAPGFFLSEMTDQYPDGYLESQLARVPRGRKGDPAELAATVVFLASDAAGYITGQTLAVDGGLTIA; the protein is encoded by the coding sequence ATGACTGAGACCCGTCCCGTCCCCGACCTCTTCCGACTCGACGGCAAGGTCGCCGTCGTCACCGGCGCCTCCAGCGGCCTCGGCGTCGCCTTCGCCCGCGGGCTCGCCGAGGCCGGCGCCGACGTGGCCCTCGGCGCGCGGCGCGTCGACCGGCTCGCCGAGACCGCCGCGCTGGTCGAGGCCACCGGACGTCGTGCCCTCACCGTCGCGACCGACGTCGCCGACCCGGAGTCCTGCACGAACCTCGTGGCCCTGGCGATGGAGGAGTTCGGCCGCGTCGACGTCCTGGTCAACAACGCCGGCATCGGTACCGCCGTCCCGGCGACCCGGGAGACGCCCGAGCAGTTCCGCCAGGTCATCGACGTGAACCTCAACGGCTGCTACTGGATGGCCCAGGCCTGCGGCCGGGTGATGCAGGACGGCTCGAGCATCATCAACATCTCCTCGGTGCTGGGCCTGACCACGGCCGGGCTCCCGCAGGCGGCGTACGCGTCGTCCAAGGCGGGGCTGATCGGGCTGACCCGCGACCTGGCGCAGCAGTGGACCGGGCGCAAGGGCATCCGGGTCAACGCGATCGCGCCCGGGTTCTTCCTCTCCGAGATGACCGACCAGTACCCCGACGGCTACCTCGAGTCGCAGCTGGCGCGGGTCCCCCGCGGCCGCAAGGGTGACCCGGCCGAGCTCGCGGCGACGGTCGTCTTCCTCGCCTCCGACGCCGCCGGCTACATCACGGGCCAGACCCTCGCGGTCGACGGCGGCCTGACCATCGCCTGA
- a CDS encoding PhoX family protein, which translates to MTILGNRQLPLLPPDAVGAHTRASRDPMTCLFKCGNACDQPEPNRSGNPHLQDEIARVLGRRRVLQGALLGGATLVLAGAATEDAAAAPTADRVRRGSLARTWFRPVRPNRRDAVVTASGFTSSVVIRWGDRVLPGAPAFDARRQTVAAARRQFGFNCDYVGLVPLRERTDEALLVVNHEYTNDELMFPPGIYTDDEKRALSMYNHGMSVVRVRQGLVPGSWKQVTPLRRAPENRRINVETEFRLTGPVAGDPRVRTSADPRGRTILGTLNNCSGGTTPWGTVLSGEENINQYFDAGDGVPEEYAEEYARYGITGEGKGWSSVDPRFDLSREPHEPHRFGWVVEVDPSNPSSVPRKHSMLGRFKHEGANIIIARNGRAVAYLGDDERGEYLYKFVSRDRVDRRPTRAARRHNLGLLGSGTLHVARLRGDGLDDDRYDGTGRWIPLTSDRRSFVAGMSVADVLLFTRLAADRVGATRMDRPEDVEPNPVNGRIYAALTNNSERGTTFPVDEANPRGTSMVRAEPGAPLTPAAGNRHGYVLELVEDRGRHTGLAFGWNLMLVCGDPASAETWFGGFDKRLVSPISCPDNVAFDSSGNLWVSTDGNALGSNDGIFRVPTSGLERGRVAQFLTVPPGAEACGPLVADGDRSLFFAVQHPGEVTGATFEEPASTWPHTDDFPRPSVCVAHRDR; encoded by the coding sequence ATGACCATCCTCGGGAACCGTCAGCTGCCCCTGCTCCCGCCCGACGCGGTCGGCGCCCACACCCGGGCCTCGCGCGACCCGATGACCTGCCTGTTCAAGTGCGGCAACGCCTGTGACCAGCCCGAGCCCAACCGCTCCGGCAACCCGCACCTGCAGGACGAGATCGCCCGGGTGCTGGGCCGGCGTCGGGTGCTCCAGGGCGCGCTGCTCGGCGGCGCCACGCTGGTGCTGGCCGGTGCGGCGACCGAGGACGCGGCGGCGGCGCCGACGGCCGACCGGGTGCGCCGCGGCAGCCTCGCCCGCACCTGGTTCCGACCGGTGCGCCCCAACCGGCGCGACGCCGTCGTGACGGCGTCGGGGTTCACCAGCTCGGTGGTCATCCGCTGGGGCGACCGCGTGCTGCCGGGCGCCCCGGCCTTCGACGCCCGCCGGCAGACGGTCGCGGCGGCGCGCCGGCAGTTCGGGTTCAACTGCGACTACGTCGGCCTCGTCCCGCTGCGCGAGCGCACCGACGAGGCCCTCCTCGTGGTCAACCACGAGTACACCAACGACGAGCTGATGTTCCCGCCCGGGATCTACACCGACGACGAGAAGCGCGCCCTCAGCATGTACAACCACGGCATGTCCGTGGTCCGGGTGCGGCAGGGGCTGGTGCCCGGCTCCTGGAAGCAGGTCACCCCGCTGCGCCGCGCGCCGGAGAACCGCCGGATCAACGTGGAGACCGAGTTCCGGCTGACCGGCCCGGTCGCCGGCGACCCCCGGGTGCGGACCAGCGCCGACCCGCGCGGCCGCACGATCCTGGGCACGCTGAACAACTGCTCGGGTGGCACGACGCCGTGGGGCACGGTGCTCTCGGGGGAGGAGAACATCAACCAGTACTTCGACGCCGGCGACGGCGTCCCGGAGGAGTACGCCGAGGAGTACGCCCGCTACGGCATCACCGGCGAGGGGAAGGGCTGGAGCTCGGTCGACCCGCGCTTCGACCTGAGCCGGGAGCCGCACGAGCCGCACCGGTTCGGCTGGGTCGTCGAGGTCGACCCGAGCAACCCCTCGTCGGTGCCGCGCAAGCACTCGATGCTCGGCCGGTTCAAGCACGAGGGCGCCAACATCATCATCGCCAGGAACGGTCGGGCCGTGGCCTACCTGGGCGACGACGAGCGCGGCGAGTACCTCTACAAGTTCGTCTCGCGGGACCGGGTCGACCGCCGGCCCACCCGGGCCGCCCGCCGGCACAACCTCGGCCTGCTCGGCAGCGGCACCCTCCACGTCGCCCGGCTTCGTGGCGACGGGCTCGACGACGACCGGTACGACGGCACCGGTCGCTGGATCCCGCTGACCTCGGACCGGCGCTCCTTCGTGGCGGGGATGTCGGTGGCCGACGTCCTGCTCTTCACCCGGCTCGCCGCCGACCGGGTCGGCGCCACCCGGATGGACCGGCCCGAGGACGTCGAGCCCAACCCGGTCAACGGCCGGATCTACGCGGCGCTGACCAACAACTCCGAGCGGGGCACGACGTTCCCGGTCGACGAGGCGAACCCGCGGGGCACCTCGATGGTGCGAGCCGAGCCCGGCGCCCCGCTCACCCCGGCCGCCGGCAACCGCCACGGGTACGTGCTCGAGTTGGTCGAGGACCGGGGCCGCCACACCGGCCTCGCCTTCGGGTGGAACCTGATGCTGGTGTGTGGCGACCCGGCGTCGGCCGAGACCTGGTTCGGCGGCTTCGACAAGCGGCTGGTCAGCCCGATCAGCTGCCCCGACAACGTCGCCTTCGACAGCAGCGGCAACCTGTGGGTCTCCACCGACGGCAACGCGCTCGGCTCCAACGACGGGATCTTCCGCGTGCCGACGTCGGGTCTCGAGCGCGGCCGGGTCGCGCAGTTCCTCACCGTGCCGCCCGGGGCCGAGGCCTGCGGCCCGCTCGTCGCCGACGGCGACCGCTCGCTCTTCTTCGCCGTGCAGCACCCCGGCGAGGTCACCGGCGCGACGTTCGAGGAGCCCGCCAGCACCTGGCCGCACACCGACGACTTCCCCCGCCCGTCGGTGTGCGTGGCCCACCGGGACCGCTGA
- a CDS encoding flavin-containing monooxygenase, with protein sequence MTDTTSTSWPRVVVIGAGLGGLGAARALLQRGITDVTVLERADDVGGVWRDNTYPGAACDVPSPLYSWSWALNDAWSRRYCEQPEILAHLRAAAEREGLLALVRTGVEVRSCVHDAEQRTWRVTAADGTTYDADLVVSAVGQLSNPVVPAVPGLDTFAGPAFHSARWRHDVDLRGRRVAVIGTGASAIQLVPGIVDVVGSLTVFQRSAPYVVPKPDGEYRPVHHRAFARWPRLLTAERRAVLWLTERLNAALGGQVAWSPALLRAMRTVWWLHLRRQVPDAGLRARLVPDHEIGCKRILFSNDWYRALARAHVDVVTGDDGAVVGVEPDGVRTADGVLHEVDAIIWGTGFAATGFLAGIEVTGAEGRDLHEVWADGARAHLGLTVPGFPGLFCIYGPNTNLGGSSIIAMMEAQAGYVAEVAGRLASEGAPGRSVDVRPEVADAYDREMQTRLAATPWATGCASWYVDGDRITTNWPGTVAEYQQRTATVDWDDLDLVGPGR encoded by the coding sequence ATGACCGACACCACCAGCACGTCGTGGCCCCGCGTGGTCGTGATCGGCGCGGGCCTCGGCGGCCTCGGCGCCGCCCGGGCCCTGCTGCAGCGCGGCATCACCGACGTCACCGTGCTCGAGCGGGCCGACGACGTCGGCGGGGTCTGGCGCGACAACACCTACCCCGGCGCGGCGTGCGACGTGCCCTCGCCGCTCTACTCCTGGTCGTGGGCGCTGAACGACGCCTGGAGCCGCCGCTACTGCGAGCAGCCCGAGATCCTCGCCCACCTGCGCGCCGCCGCCGAGCGGGAGGGCCTGCTCGCGCTGGTCCGCACCGGGGTCGAGGTCCGCTCCTGCGTCCACGACGCCGAGCAGCGCACGTGGCGGGTCACCGCGGCCGACGGGACGACCTACGACGCCGACCTGGTCGTCTCCGCGGTCGGGCAGCTCTCCAACCCCGTCGTCCCCGCGGTCCCCGGCCTCGACACGTTTGCCGGGCCGGCCTTCCACTCGGCGCGGTGGCGCCACGACGTCGACCTGCGCGGGCGGCGGGTCGCGGTGATCGGCACCGGGGCCAGCGCGATCCAGCTCGTGCCGGGCATCGTCGACGTCGTCGGCTCGCTCACCGTCTTCCAGCGCTCGGCGCCCTACGTCGTCCCGAAGCCCGACGGGGAGTACCGACCCGTCCACCACCGCGCCTTCGCGCGCTGGCCGCGGCTGCTCACCGCCGAGCGCCGCGCGGTCCTCTGGCTGACCGAGCGGCTGAACGCGGCCCTCGGTGGCCAGGTCGCCTGGTCGCCGGCGCTGCTGCGCGCGATGCGGACGGTGTGGTGGCTGCACCTGCGCCGCCAGGTGCCGGACGCCGGGCTGCGCGCCCGCCTGGTGCCCGACCACGAGATCGGCTGCAAGCGGATCCTGTTCTCCAACGACTGGTACCGCGCGCTGGCCCGCGCGCACGTCGACGTCGTCACCGGGGACGACGGCGCCGTCGTCGGCGTCGAGCCGGACGGCGTCCGCACCGCCGACGGCGTCCTGCACGAGGTCGACGCGATCATCTGGGGCACCGGGTTCGCCGCCACCGGGTTCCTGGCCGGCATCGAGGTCACCGGCGCCGAGGGCCGCGACCTCCACGAGGTCTGGGCGGACGGCGCCCGGGCCCACCTCGGGCTGACGGTGCCCGGCTTCCCCGGCCTCTTCTGCATCTACGGCCCCAACACCAACCTCGGCGGCAGCTCCATCATCGCGATGATGGAGGCCCAGGCCGGCTACGTCGCCGAGGTCGCCGGCCGGCTCGCCTCCGAGGGCGCACCCGGCCGGAGCGTCGACGTCCGCCCCGAGGTCGCCGACGCCTACGACCGCGAGATGCAGACCCGCCTCGCCGCGACGCCCTGGGCGACGGGCTGCGCGAGCTGGTACGTCGACGGCGACCGGATCACG
- a CDS encoding AraC family transcriptional regulator ligand-binding domain-containing protein, whose translation MLPGPAADDWTFPRSVVGAAVLVRYAAGHGVAPTTALVGTGLAPGDLDDATREVTAAQELRVVRTLRRELGDVGREVGRTYRASTFGAFGYAMLASRTVLDAMTTALRFFDLSFAFVIPGAAVVPGGSGDEVAVTLDATTLPDDVRRFLLERDATAVHLVLESLVPGGVGARLEVAGDRAVVRFGADQLARPLPERSAERLLAAEALCRDVVDRRRARTGFAADVRVLVAQRLRDGAPMADVASALGMTERTLRRRLGAAGTGYRELLDEVRSSVAAALTARPATLPLVDLAAHLGYGSPAAYLHARARWSPDPVRGPLDTAPDLPTIEG comes from the coding sequence ATGCTGCCCGGACCCGCCGCGGACGACTGGACCTTCCCGCGCTCGGTCGTCGGCGCCGCGGTGCTCGTCCGGTACGCCGCCGGCCACGGGGTGGCCCCGACCACCGCCCTGGTCGGCACCGGCCTGGCGCCGGGCGACCTCGACGACGCGACCCGCGAGGTCACCGCCGCGCAGGAGCTGCGGGTGGTGCGCACCCTGCGGCGCGAGCTCGGCGACGTCGGCCGCGAGGTGGGGCGGACCTACCGCGCCTCGACGTTCGGGGCCTTCGGCTACGCGATGCTGGCCAGCCGCACCGTGCTCGACGCGATGACGACGGCGCTGCGCTTCTTCGACCTGAGCTTTGCCTTCGTGATCCCGGGTGCGGCCGTCGTTCCTGGGGGGAGCGGTGACGAGGTCGCCGTCACCCTCGACGCCACCACGCTGCCCGACGACGTCCGGCGCTTCCTGCTCGAGCGCGACGCGACCGCCGTCCACCTCGTGCTCGAGAGCCTGGTGCCGGGCGGGGTCGGGGCCCGGCTGGAGGTGGCCGGTGACCGGGCCGTCGTCCGGTTCGGTGCCGACCAGCTCGCCCGGCCGCTGCCCGAGCGCAGCGCGGAGCGGCTGCTGGCCGCCGAGGCCCTGTGTCGCGACGTCGTCGACCGGCGCCGGGCGCGCACCGGGTTCGCCGCCGACGTCCGGGTGCTGGTCGCGCAGCGGCTGCGCGACGGCGCCCCGATGGCCGACGTCGCCTCGGCGCTCGGGATGACCGAGCGCACCCTGCGCCGCCGGCTGGGCGCCGCCGGCACCGGCTACCGGGAGCTGCTCGACGAGGTCCGGTCCTCGGTCGCCGCGGCCCTGACCGCCCGCCCGGCGACGCTGCCGCTGGTCGACCTCGCGGCCCACCTCGGCTACGGGAGCCCGGCGGCGTACCTGCACGCCCGGGCCCGCTGGTCGCCCGACCCGGTCCGCGGACCCCTGGACACGGCGCCGGATCTTCCTACCATCGAAGGATGA
- a CDS encoding PhoX family protein, producing MTPALGTRFLPITPVASVGAHTRASRDPMTCLLRCGSACDHPEPNRSEHAHVQDEIAKVVGRRGVLRSALLGGTVLAAGGALAGEAAAAPARAQSRDLTRSWFRPVRPNKRHAVVTATGFTSSVVVRWGDKVVAGAPTFDAYRQTVEAAKTQFGYNCDYVGLVPLAGRTDEALLVVNHEYTNENLMFPTGVYTADEVKRLAMYNHGMSVVRVRQGRTPGSWKQVKVLSRCPENRRLHLDTRFRLTGPAVGDPRLRTKADPRGTTVRGTLNNCAGGMTPWGTVLSGEENFNQYFDAGAGVPAEYAAEYARYGITGAGKGWGTVEPRFDLSQEPHEPHRFGWVVEVDPSNASSVPRKHTMLGRFKHEGANIIIAKNGRAVAYMGDDERGDYLYKFVSREKMDPSGTRAARRHNLGLLTAGTLYVARLSGDGSADGQHDGTGRWIPLCDENTSYVPGMSVADVLLFTRLASDKVGPTKMDRPEDVEPNPVNKKIYAALTNNSNRGTEAMPVDEANPLATSMVRSALGEPLTAASGNRNGYVLELTEDGDRHTGRAFSWDLMLVCGDPAAAETWFGGFDKSKVSPISCPDNLSFDSRGNLWISTDGNVLGSNDGIFRVPTSGPERGRVVQFLTVPAGAEACGPLVTDGDRSLFFAVQHPGEITGATFEEQASTWPHTDDFPRPSVCVAYRDR from the coding sequence ATGACCCCCGCTCTCGGCACCCGCTTCCTCCCGATCACCCCCGTCGCGTCGGTCGGCGCCCACACCCGCGCCTCGCGCGACCCGATGACCTGCCTGCTGCGCTGCGGCAGCGCCTGCGACCACCCCGAGCCGAACCGGAGCGAGCACGCCCACGTCCAGGACGAGATCGCCAAGGTCGTGGGACGTCGGGGGGTGCTGCGCAGCGCGCTGCTCGGGGGCACCGTGCTCGCCGCCGGCGGTGCACTCGCCGGCGAGGCCGCGGCCGCCCCGGCGCGCGCGCAGAGCCGCGACCTCACGAGGTCCTGGTTCCGGCCGGTGCGGCCCAACAAGCGCCACGCCGTCGTGACGGCGACCGGCTTCACCAGCTCGGTCGTGGTGCGGTGGGGCGACAAGGTCGTGGCCGGGGCGCCGACGTTCGACGCCTACCGCCAGACGGTCGAGGCGGCCAAGACGCAGTTCGGCTACAACTGCGACTACGTCGGGCTGGTGCCGCTCGCCGGGCGCACCGACGAGGCGCTGCTGGTGGTCAACCACGAGTACACCAACGAGAACCTGATGTTCCCGACCGGCGTCTACACCGCCGACGAGGTCAAGCGCCTGGCGATGTACAACCACGGCATGTCGGTGGTGCGGGTCCGCCAGGGCCGCACCCCGGGGTCGTGGAAGCAGGTCAAGGTGCTCAGCCGCTGCCCCGAGAACCGGCGCCTCCACCTCGACACCCGCTTCCGGCTGACCGGACCGGCCGTCGGCGACCCCCGGCTGCGCACCAAGGCCGACCCGCGCGGCACCACGGTGCGCGGCACCCTCAACAACTGTGCCGGCGGGATGACGCCGTGGGGCACGGTGCTCTCGGGCGAGGAGAACTTCAACCAGTACTTCGACGCCGGCGCCGGCGTGCCCGCCGAGTACGCCGCCGAGTACGCCCGGTACGGCATCACCGGGGCCGGCAAGGGCTGGGGCACCGTCGAGCCCCGCTTCGACCTGAGCCAGGAGCCGCACGAGCCGCACCGCTTCGGCTGGGTCGTCGAGGTCGACCCGAGCAACGCCTCGTCGGTGCCGCGCAAGCACACGATGCTCGGCCGGTTCAAGCACGAGGGCGCCAACATCATCATCGCCAAGAACGGTCGGGCCGTGGCCTACATGGGCGACGACGAGCGTGGCGACTACCTCTACAAGTTCGTCTCGCGGGAGAAGATGGACCCGAGCGGGACCCGCGCGGCGCGACGTCACAACCTCGGGCTGCTGACGGCCGGGACCCTCTACGTCGCCCGGCTCTCCGGCGACGGCAGCGCGGACGGCCAGCACGACGGCACCGGTCGGTGGATCCCGCTGTGCGACGAGAACACCTCCTACGTGCCCGGGATGTCGGTCGCCGACGTCCTGCTGTTCACGCGGCTGGCGTCCGACAAGGTCGGCCCGACGAAGATGGACCGTCCCGAGGACGTCGAGCCGAACCCGGTGAACAAGAAGATCTACGCCGCCCTGACCAACAACTCCAACCGCGGCACCGAGGCGATGCCGGTCGACGAGGCCAACCCGTTGGCGACGTCCATGGTCCGCTCGGCGCTGGGGGAGCCGCTGACGGCGGCGTCCGGCAACCGCAACGGCTACGTGCTGGAGCTGACCGAGGACGGCGACCGGCACACCGGCCGCGCGTTCAGCTGGGACCTGATGCTGGTGTGCGGCGACCCGGCGGCGGCCGAGACCTGGTTCGGCGGCTTCGACAAGAGCAAGGTCAGCCCGATCAGCTGCCCCGACAACCTCAGCTTCGACAGCCGGGGCAACCTGTGGATCTCCACCGACGGCAACGTCCTGGGCTCCAACGACGGCATCTTCCGCGTGCCGACGTCGGGTCCCGAGCGGGGCCGGGTGGTGCAGTTCCTCACCGTGCCCGCCGGTGCGGAGGCCTGCGGGCCGCTGGTCACCGACGGCGACCGGTCCCTCTTCTTCGCCGTCCAGCACCCCGGCGAGATCACCGGGGCGACGTTCGAGGAGCAGGCGAGCACCTGGCCGCACACCGACGACTTCCCCCGCCCGTCGGTGTGCGTGGCCTACCGCGACCGCTGA
- a CDS encoding short-chain fatty acid transporter has translation MSTTAPAPGSAPDEQRERGLARFAQRTAGWTERWFPDAYVFALAGVVLVAVAAMANGSSPRTVATTFGDGFWDLAAFTLQMAMVVLTGYVVATSAPVARIIERAARLPSTPRGAVAWVALLSCTVSLLNWGLSLVFSGLLARAIARRGDLRCDYRALGAAAYLGLGAVWALGLSSSAAQLQATPESLPPELLEITGVLDFGATILTWQSLVMAAVLIALSVAIAWASAPQGTAVRTAEDMGVDLTDDAGTVPERQHPGEWLEYSPVLPAIVGVLTLGWLVVQFVELPVLTVVSNLNGYLMVFLVLGLVLHGTPRKFLSAVSKAVPATAGVLVQFPLYAAMAAVLTRAEGRGGETVSGHLAELFTDIGGGGAFAIVIALYTALLGLLVPSGGGKWLVEAPYVMQSATDVEMNLGWTVQIYNAAEALPNLVNPFFMLPLLAVLGLRARHLVGFTFLQFLFHLPVVLVLLWALGRTFSFEPPVMP, from the coding sequence ATGTCGACGACAGCACCCGCGCCGGGGTCGGCGCCGGACGAGCAGCGCGAACGGGGGCTGGCCCGCTTCGCCCAGCGCACGGCGGGCTGGACCGAGCGGTGGTTCCCCGACGCCTACGTCTTCGCCCTGGCCGGCGTCGTGCTCGTCGCCGTCGCCGCGATGGCCAACGGGTCGAGCCCGCGCACGGTCGCGACCACGTTCGGCGACGGCTTCTGGGACCTCGCGGCGTTCACGCTGCAGATGGCGATGGTCGTGCTCACCGGGTACGTCGTCGCGACGTCCGCCCCGGTCGCGCGGATCATCGAGCGTGCGGCCCGGCTGCCCTCCACGCCCCGCGGCGCGGTCGCGTGGGTGGCCCTGCTGTCGTGCACCGTCTCGTTGCTGAACTGGGGACTCAGCCTGGTCTTCAGCGGCCTGCTCGCCCGGGCCATCGCCCGTCGCGGCGACCTGCGCTGCGACTACCGCGCGCTGGGCGCGGCGGCCTACCTCGGCCTCGGCGCGGTCTGGGCCCTCGGGCTGTCGTCGTCCGCGGCCCAGCTCCAGGCGACGCCGGAGAGCCTGCCGCCCGAGCTGCTCGAGATCACCGGCGTCCTCGACTTCGGCGCCACGATCCTCACCTGGCAGTCGCTGGTGATGGCGGCGGTGCTGATCGCGCTGTCGGTCGCGATCGCCTGGGCCTCGGCCCCGCAGGGCACGGCCGTCAGGACCGCCGAGGACATGGGCGTCGACCTCACCGACGACGCCGGCACCGTGCCGGAGCGCCAGCACCCGGGGGAGTGGCTGGAGTACTCCCCGGTCCTGCCCGCGATCGTCGGCGTGCTGACCCTGGGCTGGCTGGTCGTGCAGTTCGTCGAGCTGCCGGTGCTGACCGTCGTCAGCAACCTCAACGGCTACCTGATGGTCTTCCTGGTGCTCGGCCTGGTGCTGCACGGCACGCCGCGAAAATTCCTCTCGGCGGTCAGCAAGGCGGTGCCCGCCACCGCCGGGGTGCTCGTGCAGTTCCCGCTGTACGCCGCCATGGCCGCCGTGCTCACCCGCGCCGAGGGGCGCGGCGGCGAGACCGTGTCGGGCCACCTCGCCGAGCTCTTCACCGACATCGGCGGTGGCGGCGCCTTCGCGATCGTGATCGCCCTCTACACCGCCCTGCTCGGGCTGCTCGTGCCCTCCGGCGGCGGCAAGTGGCTGGTCGAGGCGCCCTACGTCATGCAGTCGGCGACCGACGTCGAGATGAACCTCGGTTGGACGGTGCAGATCTACAACGCCGCCGAGGCCCTGCCCAACCTGGTCAACCCGTTCTTCATGCTGCCGCTGCTGGCCGTGCTCGGGCTGCGCGCGCGGCACCTGGTCGGGTTCACGTTCCTGCAGTTCCTCTTCCACCTGCCGGTGGTGCTGGTCCTGCTCTGGGCACTCGGGCGGACCTTCAGCTTCGAGCCACCGGTGATGCCCTAG
- a CDS encoding acyl-CoA synthetase, translating to MRLADYLDKGASLGPDAPCLTTDAGTRSYAEVQELSRRVARGLVARGVAPGDAVAIISANDPVAFTTVFGISRVGAVWCPINPRNEASENRELLELFGCTTLVFQASYADLVDEVRGDLPALTTLVCLDAGPDDAPAWALSWTDFLDRGDGVGVAAPPAPTEGDDVAMIVGTGGTTGRPKGVLLTHRNLETMTAITLMSYPFEGRPVYLALAPLTHAAGVLCFPVLALGGEVVVMRAPDVGGFLAHVERHRVTHTFLPPTLVYMVLAHERLDATDLSSLQCLWYGAAPMSAARLEEALTRIGPVMAQLFGQTEAPMMIATLPPREHFRPDGSIARERLSSAGRPAPLVTVSIMADDGTLLPPGDTGEIVVRGSLVMAGYHRDPVATAEASAHGWHHTGDIGRLDEDGYLFIVDRAKDMVITGGFNVYSTEVEQALMAHPDVQDCAVVGLPDEKWGERVVAVVQPRAGTRPDPAEVTAFVRARIGGVKAPKQVELWTDLPRSKVGKVLKTDIKQRLVFGHD from the coding sequence GTGCGACTGGCCGACTACCTCGACAAGGGGGCGTCGCTGGGACCCGACGCCCCCTGCCTGACCACCGACGCCGGCACCCGCTCCTACGCCGAGGTGCAGGAGCTGAGCCGGCGCGTCGCCCGCGGCCTGGTGGCCCGGGGGGTCGCGCCCGGCGACGCGGTGGCGATCATCTCCGCCAACGACCCGGTCGCCTTCACCACCGTGTTCGGCATCAGCCGCGTCGGCGCGGTCTGGTGCCCGATCAACCCCCGCAACGAGGCCTCGGAGAACCGCGAGCTGCTCGAGCTCTTCGGGTGCACCACGCTCGTCTTCCAGGCCTCGTACGCCGACCTGGTCGACGAGGTCCGCGGCGACCTGCCCGCGCTGACGACGCTCGTCTGCCTCGACGCCGGCCCCGACGACGCTCCCGCCTGGGCGCTGTCCTGGACCGACTTCCTCGACCGCGGCGACGGGGTCGGGGTGGCGGCTCCCCCGGCCCCGACGGAGGGCGACGACGTCGCGATGATCGTCGGCACCGGGGGCACCACGGGCCGGCCCAAGGGGGTGCTGCTCACCCACCGCAACCTCGAGACGATGACGGCCATCACGCTGATGAGCTACCCGTTCGAGGGGCGCCCGGTCTACCTGGCGCTCGCGCCGCTGACGCACGCGGCCGGCGTCCTGTGCTTCCCGGTGCTGGCCCTCGGCGGCGAGGTCGTGGTGATGCGTGCCCCCGACGTCGGCGGCTTCCTCGCGCACGTCGAGCGCCACCGGGTCACCCACACGTTCCTGCCGCCGACGCTCGTCTACATGGTGCTGGCCCACGAGCGGCTCGACGCCACCGACCTCTCGAGCCTGCAGTGCCTCTGGTACGGCGCCGCGCCGATGTCCGCGGCCCGTCTCGAGGAGGCCCTGACCCGCATCGGCCCGGTGATGGCGCAGCTCTTCGGCCAGACCGAGGCACCGATGATGATCGCGACGCTCCCGCCCCGCGAGCACTTCCGCCCCGACGGGAGCATCGCCCGAGAACGGCTGTCATCAGCGGGGCGTCCAGCACCGCTGGTGACGGTCTCCATCATGGCCGACGACGGCACCCTGCTGCCGCCCGGCGACACCGGCGAGATCGTCGTGCGGGGCTCGCTGGTGATGGCCGGCTACCACCGCGACCCGGTGGCCACCGCCGAGGCCTCGGCGCACGGTTGGCACCACACCGGCGACATCGGCCGCCTCGACGAGGACGGCTACCTCTTCATCGTCGACCGGGCCAAGGACATGGTCATCACCGGCGGGTTCAACGTCTACTCGACCGAGGTCGAGCAGGCGCTGATGGCTCACCCCGACGTGCAGGACTGCGCCGTGGTCGGCCTGCCCGACGAGAAGTGGGGCGAACGGGTGGTCGCCGTCGTGCAACCGCGGGCCGGGACGCGGCCCGACCCGGCCGAGGTCACGGCGTTCGTCCGGGCCCGGATCGGCGGCGTCAAGGCGCCCAAGCAGGTGGAGCTCTGGACCGACCTGCCGCGCTCGAAGGTCGGGAAGGTCCTCAAGACCGACATCAAGCAGCGGCTAGTTTTCGGGCATGACTGA